gcattcaccgaacccttctttagtgaaaaataaaaaaacatttttttccaaattcaagacaaagctaTATGTTTTtggaacactttagtatggggaacatattctaagtaacaaagacttaattttgagttatttggttagggttagggtgagGGTTAGAGGGTTGGGTTATAatcaaatttcgccacacctagtgtgtgtgtgacaatcattggtactttaactttaataaggccatgccgaataaggcattattaagtacttaataatgactaattaagagccaatatgttactaatttgcatgataataagcaactaattaatggtgaatatgttccccgtactaaagtgttaccatgttttttttactggtgcatgaacatcaccttgttcaaacaacaaaaccaacactcacaacaaattacacacctgcaaaccagtcagctgttgctgtatccgtaatacaccgatagggagaagtttgtatttacacgatgagtcgggtgtgttttgacctccgccgaacccctgaggccgactcactgaaccctttgggttcgatcgaacccaggttaagaaccactgacctagtatatacaataatataaaccaagtcatcgtatttcatttaggattatttcatatcttcatttaaataaaaaaaatatatttttatcttttttagatacagtcaataaataatgtgaacatgattgattgaaacttttattagtagattgcacagcacagtacatattccatacaattgaccactaaatggtaacacccgaataagtttttcaacgtgtttgaatcggggtccatgttaatcaattcatggtaaaaagctAATGGGTTCGAGCTGGACTTGAACAAGTGCGcctaaggaactcagcatgaaCAGCTACAatcctccactctaccaactgaactATTGAAGAGGTTGTTCATTATcgctttttaatgtaaccaataggatgtttgtgtgggtgggacaatgctagaaactttgagagaacaggatgaaacaacaAGGAAAtattggccctgcggtgaggtggcgacttgtccagggtgtaccccgccttccgcccgattgtagctgagataggcgccagcgccccccgcgaccccgaaagggaataagcggtagaaaatggatggatggatggatggaaatgaacacaaaaacctttttttccgatatatgatcaaaatattcccacacggcggaaatgatctccgacgacgataaatgacaaatgaccaacgacagaagtgcggcgattctgttggcagcagcatctcgttgacagatgtgcttccttataaacacagcttggcgcgcaggtgccagtgcgacacagttcgcgtatcggtcacgtgaccaaaacagctcatgatcgatcacgtgactttctaagagCGGTATGCGCACCGGCACAGGGTttcgctctatgagctcgacgcaaGCGCCGATGCAtgggtgttgccggacccatcactaatatatatatatgtatttagatTGTTtggtgagtgccttgcatggcagctcccgccatcagtgtgtgaatgtgcgaatgtggaaatactgtcaaagcgctttggggtccttaaaaaggggtagaaaagcgctatgcaagtacaacccatttaccatgtttAAACTTGTTTCTTAAGGCTTTTGTTTGAATTGACGTAAATTATTGTAGATTAAATTAATTTAAtggataaattaattaaaaatttgGACTAGGCCATAGTTGgatatttcacaaataatttGTGTATGCCCCCAATCATGCTATGACTATAACCATTaacttaatatttttacaatgggCATGTTGCATCACTCTCAAAGTCTGTAGAGACACTTTGTACTACAGGTTGAAGCAATATCCTGTTATCCCGGAGCAGTTTAAGAGTGCACTCTGAGGTCACTTGGATTGTACATAAACTTAACAAGTATGTACGGTGTTGGTAATAAGTATGCCGTATTTGGCATGCAGGCAAAAGACAATGGCAGACAAGGTGTTGGTCACAGGTGGAGGAGGCTACATCGGGAGCCACTGTGTGCTGGAACTGATTGAAGGAGGCTACACGCCCGTTGTGGTTGATAATTTCAGCAATGCTGTTCGAGGTAATTTGCCAAAGATGTATTTTTCAATGGCcaacatgcttacatttttcaaactgtgtgtgtgttgtgtgtgtgttgcgtgtgtgtgtgtgtttccgatCGAGGAGAAGGAGATGTGCCAGAGAGTATACGTAGGATAGAGAAGCTTCTGGACACCAGGATTGAGTTTCATGAACTTGATCTTCTGGACAAGGCTGGCTTGAAAGCACTTTTCAAAAAGGTCAGTGAGTACAGTTTGTCTAATTGTTTCCTAACTTGTAATGGAAAAAATACACAAGAAAATGATCAAATAAAATTACACTTATTCCATACATAAGACTGGCAGAtttccttttgtttattttaggagATATATTTTATTACAAACTTAATGAAATAAGGTACTCTGGTGGAGAGAGATGTTCTTACTAGATctaagtggccttgtggttacagagtgtccgccctgagattggtaggtcgtgagttcaaaccctggttgagtcataccaaagactataaaaatgtgacccattgcctccctgcttgacactcggcttcaaaggttggaatttggggttaaatcgccaaagaTGAATCCCAGGCGCgaccaacgctgctgctcactgctcccctcacctcccaggggatgatcaagggcgacacaaatgcagaggatgatttcacctcaccttgtgtgtgtgacaatcattggtactttaactttttaactttttaactttacttGAACGAtacttagggcttcacggtggaagaggggttagtgcgtctgcctcacaatacgaaggtcttgcagtcctggattcaaatccaggctcgggatctttctgtgtggagtttgcatgttctccccgtgaatgcgtgggttccctccgggtactccggcttcctcacacttccaaagacatgcacctggggataggttgattggcaacactaaattggccctagtgtgtgaatgtgagtgtgattgttgtccgtctatctgtattggccctgcgatgaggtggcgacttgtccagggtgtaccccgccttccgccagattgtagctgagataggcgccagcgaccccgaaagggaatgagcggtagaaaatggatggatggatggatggatgtccaataCTTCTGATATTGCTTGTATTCTGACACGTGACTACTTCCCttaagtgaaaaccagtggtgatcactaagccaagatggctgttgaCAGCAAGCAGTGCGCCAACTATCAGActacaaaagaggcttaaatcttcctgcaaaaagcagataggaGCAAGAAatctaactatgcaatggaatagagcCCTATACTTTATCATAGAAatatttgtcgagtgatatcaaaGATTATACTTCAGTTGCGTTCCCAGACATATCAAACTATTGTACTCCAGATATTCTACATGAAaatttggaaaagcatggaggtcaacaacttatttgtgtgtggctgtgtcaaggaaattggtatcaagactctttCGGAAAATTCATGCATCTTTTTTGCtctggtaaggttgcatttcatgaattAACTTTGCGTCTAAATAAGTcatgtttgttgctgttgttgtacACGCCCAATAACAAGTACACATAATTTCtctgtctttatcaaaatataactataaatgtcaacattgtgtatatgATAAAAGCTTCATTTACAATTGCTGTCTTTGGTAAAAACTTAAcacttttaggttttgctcacatttgctttcttttatttggactcgcTGTGTTGGTGCTTTTCGAAATCACTAGTAGCAAACATGTGTTTAAGAAATACGAATattatcaagataatacttaaatgggacataataaacattaaaaatatatcaaacaaacctttaacgaagTGATCACAGATCTTCTTCACTCGcttgaaaattaaaatatttctaCACTGGCACAATTGGCTTGGCGATCatatttttcccccttttttttttttttaaactcccgGTGCTTCTCACTAGTGACTAGCAAGGCTCTCTCCGTGTattctgtgtgtgtttgtaagtTAGCGTCCTTCCTCCAcccaccgagacaaagattgtggatgactgacaagaagattcactgtgtttttttgttttaaatctgCTATCGAATAAACAtcctcaggtgctgagagcgatgcacagagtgaaacCTCTTGCATCTTTAATACAAgcaaaagacaaagaaaacaaacacacttCATCATGGCAATTTATCGATGACGGAGCACTTTTTATCGTTTCCCCCGTTATATTCTCTGGTCTGACCATCATTTCACCCACCTCTTAGCATCTCTTTCTATTGTGACTTGCAGCATTCTTTCAGTGCCGTGATGCACTTTGCTGGCCTTAAAGCTGTTGGAGAATCTGTGCAGCAGCCTTTGCACTACTACAGGGTCAACCTCATTGCCTCCATGAACCTGCTAGAGGTCAGTTACAACCCCACTAAAGTCTGCACTGTTACACGACTGCAGTTTCTACTAATCTGCATCTGTGTTCGTTCATCTAGCGTTGTGTGTTTAAATCAGCCAACCACACCCTTCTCTGCCAGCTTAATAAACCGCATGCTAACCCAGCCTCAGCAGTACTTTCTGTGTGCCATGATTGTGTTCAACTGCATGTGCTGCAGGTGATGCAGGCTCACAGGGTGCACAATCTGGTTTTCAGCAGCTCGGCCACAGTGTACGGAGACCCCCAGCGTCTGCCCATCGACGAGCAGCACCCCGTTGGCGGCTGCACTAATCCCTATGGCAAGACCAAGTACTTTATCGAGGAGATAATCAAGGACCACTGTAAGGCCGAAGAGGTACCGAGCTGTCAGAGAAGTGCTCACACATGTATGCTGGtatactgtagaccaggggtcaccaacgcggtgcctgcgggcaccaggtagctcataaggaccagatgagtagcccgctggcctgttctaaaaatagctcaaatagcagcacttaccagtgagctgcctctattttttaaattttatttatctactagcaagctggtcacgctttgctcgatatttttaattctaagagagacaaaactcaaatagaatttgaagatccaagaaaatattttaaagacttgttcttcacttgtttaaataaattcattaatttttttactttgcttcttataaatttcagaaagacaatcttagagaaaaatacaactataaaaatgattttaggattttcaaacacatataccattttaccttttaaattccttcttctgctttcctgacaatttaaatcaatgttcaagtattttttttttttttttattgtaaacgaaaataaatacattttaatttaatacttcattttagcttcttcaaacatattatgattaaaattcaaaacaattattctggcaaatctagaaaatctgtagaatcaaatttaaatcttatttcaaagtcttttgaatttcttttaaaatttttgttctggaaaatctagaacaaataaggatttgtctttgttagaaatatagcttggtccaatttgttatatattataacaaagtgcagattggattttaacctatttaaaacatgtcatcaaaattctaaaattaatcttaatcaggaaaaatgattaatgatgttctataaattattttatttttttcaaaaatattcgaattagctgttttttccctttattttttacggttgaattttgaattctaaagagttgaaattgaagataatctatgtttcaaaatttaattatcatttttttcgtgttttgtcctcttataaaccgttcaattaagtgtttttttcatcatttattctctacaaaaaaccttccgtaaaaggaaaaaaaaatgtacgacggaatgacagacagaaatacccatttttttatatatatagaattatttattaaaggtaaattgagcaaattggctatttctggcaatgtatttaagtgtgtatcaaactggtagcccttcgcattaatcagtacccaagaagtagctcttggtttcaaaaaggttggtgacccctgctgtagactgtGTCTTATTTTCGGCTGTTTGAGCAGGACTGGAATGCAGTGTTGCTGCGATATTTTAATCCCATTGGTGCTCATTCTTCTGGCCTCATCGGAGAGGATCCTCAGGGTATCCCCAACAACCTACTACCATACATCGCCCAGGTACATAAACACAATGATTTAGCACAGTGCTCACCAACATTTTTTGTGCTCAATATCTTTGGTCTTGGCAATGAACAATGGAGATTGAGGGGATAGGGCGAGTGTTGTTATGGCTGGAGCTGTTTGATGCGAAGCTAAGAATGTGTGTGGGTATTGTGGCAGTTGCAATTTTGAGGTATCGAACTTTGAGAAGTAAGTCTTTTGTAATAAAGCAATGTCTGCTTGCATGTTCTTCAGGTGATTGagaatttaacatttttttccgCTTGACGCACATTCAATTTGACAAGCTGTATAGTGGACATACTAAACTCGACTGTAACTAAGTGTAtggatgtatgaatgtgtataaatTATGTGTAAATAATGCATATCAGTATCTAAATGTGAGCCTATCATGCGTATATTTGTGTGCAAAGTGAGTAGATGTATGTAGTTGTAGAGAATTGTGATCGTGTGTAAATCAGTTGTGATAAATGCTAACAAGGGTACATGTAACCGGTAGAAAAGTAGAAAGGGAAAAGCAAAAAACATAAATATGATACAAAAAAGAGGGCGGCGGCGCACATGAAACATAAAACAAGTGAGatagaaaataaaaattataaacaTATTTTATGATTCTCTGAAAGAGAAAGAGCGGTTGGTGTTTACATGAGCACTACAATGATGCACCGGCGTTTTGTGAGATTGAGAAAAATAAAGGGAAAGAAGGAATGACGCATAATGAGAATATTACAAAATTTACCGTGCTCCAGATGTTAAGACAGCCACGGTGTGGCTTGCGGGTCATGGTAAAGTTGACGGTTGATTAAAAAGTGTATCTACCGCGTTGACGGCGTAGCATCCTTCAGCGATAAACTTCTTGTGAAGCGGGAACAGATGACACAGAGTCAAAAATGCCAAAACACCTGCACAACTGTACAGGGATTTAGGTGTATATTTTTGTCATTATTGCTGTGGAATGGGTCTAAATAATTTCGTTATGGTCTTATAAATTTTAGTCTTGATATATTGACTTGATCTTTTCTTGATATATTTGACTTGATCAAACTGCATACAATCATCCCCTTTGTTTAGGTAACTGCAATTACAGCATTTATGACAGTTTTCTTGATAAATGTCTTTCTCATAGGTTGCCGTCGGGAGAAGAAAGTTCCTCAGTGTATTTGGGAACGACTATGACACACTAGACGGGACAGGTAAAGGGTGTGGGAATGGTGGAAGCATTTTTGGCTTTGCtgaaaattttgaatttttaatatCTTTTTCTGCAAGGTGTGAGAGATTATATTCATGTGGTGGATCTAGCAAAGGGACACATTGCAGCACTGAAGAAGCTGAAGAACAGCTGCGGATGCAAGGTAACCaaatgaaaaatgtaatttaatgagAAGAAATATTGGTCTAGTGTTGTTTTCAAAGGTGATATGCTTCAATTTTGATTGACACACATGGATATTTGTTTAAtagtttatttgtttttacaaatTTTGTACATTTCAATTGGTAAAAGTCTTGAACTCACATCCCGTATGTGGCAGTAATGTAtaaacaaaatccaaaaccagtgaagttggcatgatgtgtagttcataaataaaaacagaatacaatgatttgcaaaccctttccaacttatattctatcgaataaactgcaaaaacaagatatttaatcttCGAActgtgaaattattattttttttgcaaatagtcattaacttacaatttttaatggcagcaacacgttgcaaaaaagttggcatagggccatttttaccactgtgtttaaTTTCCTttcctttttaacaacactcagtaaacgtttggtaactgtgGAGACCAatgtttgaagcttttcaggtggaattctttccccttcttgcttgatgtacagcttaagttgttcaccagttgtggtctctgttgtggtattttaggcttcataatgcgccacacatttttaatgggagacaggtctaagctacaggcaggccagtctagtacctgcgctcttttacaatgaagccacgctgttgtaacacatggcttggcattgtcttgctgaaataagcaggagcgtccatgataacgttgcttgaatggcaacatatgttgctccaaaacctgtatggacctttcagcattaatggtgccttcacagatgtgtaagttacccatgccttgggcactaattcacccctataccatcacagatgctggcttttaaactttgctcctagaacagtccggatgtttcttttcctctttgttccggaagacccGAGTTTCCATAAGAAATTTGGACTTGttagaccatagaacacttttcaaatttgcatcagtccatcttagatgagcttggacccagcaaaaccagcaatgtttctgggtgttgttgataaatggcttttgctttgcatagtaagagttttaccttgcacttccagatgtagcgacaaactgtagttactgacagtggtttactgaagtgttaatgagcccatgtggtgatatccttgacacactgatgtcgctttttttaaaggtctgtattatcatcacttacgtgcagtgatttctccagattctctgaaccttttgatgatattacggaccgtagatggtgaaatccctaaattccttgcaatagcttgttgagaaatattcttaaattgtttaacaatttgttcacaaagtggtgatcctcgcgccatccttgtttgtgaatgactgagcattgcatggaagctgattttatacctaatcatggcacccacttgtttccaattagcctgttcacctgcagaatgttccaaataagtttttgatgagcattcctcaagtttctcagtcttttttgtcacgtgtgccagcttttttaaacatgttgcaggcatcaaattccaaatgagataatatttgcaaaaaataaggtTTAcctgttcgaacgttaagtactgtgtctttgcagtccatttaattgaatataggttgaaaaggatttgcaaatcattgtattctgtttttatttacgatttacacaacatgccaacttaaaTTTTTGGGGGTTTTATAGATTAATTTTGTCATTACAAAGGAAGGCACATATTAAACCTTGTGTAGGACAAATTTAAAACATGGTAAAGAAAAatgccctttttaaaaaaagtgtcCATCATCCACAATACTTAtgtgagacaaaaacatgtttttctcttttctATGGGTTTTATATAGTTGTAAAACTGCTAGCATGAGGTAATGGGTAGTCATCTATAAATCCCTCTAAAAAGACAGCTAACAATGGTACATTTACATGCTGTCACCTGCACATTGACCAAGCTATAGCagcattgttattgtaagcgctaacAAGGATGAACTACTTTTCTAGCGTAGTGACACATCACCTTGGTCACACGGCTCCTCTGACACCAGCGAGAGGTATGCTAGCTACttgagctgctgctgctgcttttgAGTTTATAAAAGGTTATGCTTTATTATATAAAGCATACCTCTCATCTGTGGAGTAGAAGTTTGTGGCCATAGGCAGAGAAGTTGGTTAACCTAGAATTACACAGGCTACCAACTAGATACTCTTTGGCTctcaaaaaatgaaactccacatAAACCCTACAATATCGCAAAGAAATCTAAGCTCGATGTGCATTTGCTCctatcatcttttttttttatctggggAGTGAGGATTATGCTGAATTTACCAGCTCAAGGAGAGCACAAATCTGGTGCTGAAGGAAACAATCGTCCTATCAGTCTGCATCCAAGTGAGAGCGAATATAGTTGAGATGTATACATAGTACCAGTATTGTTTTGGTACAGGTTTCTAATTGGGTTGGTCCAGGAGGGCCGTTAGGCCTCTAGACAAATGATACGACTATCTGTATTTTCTTATCCAGCTGACTGTCACCTGTAACTATTGCATTCACTTCAGGTGGTTctcttatgaatttattatgggtctactgaaaatgtgaccaaatctgctaggtcaaaaatatacatacagcaatgtttatatttggtttcatgtcccttggcaagtttgacTTCAACAAGACGCTTTTGGTAcccatctacaagcttctggttgaatttttttgaccactcctcttgacaaaattggtgcagttcagctaaatgtgttggttttctgaaatgggcttgtttcttcagcattgtccatacaattaagtcaggactttgggaaggccattctaaaaccttaattatggc
The sequence above is drawn from the Nerophis ophidion isolate RoL-2023_Sa linkage group LG03, RoL_Noph_v1.0, whole genome shotgun sequence genome and encodes:
- the gale gene encoding UDP-glucose 4-epimerase isoform X1; translated protein: MADKVLVTGGGGYIGSHCVLELIEGGYTPVVVDNFSNAVRGEGDVPESIRRIEKLLDTRIEFHELDLLDKAGLKALFKKHSFSAVMHFAGLKAVGESVQQPLHYYRVNLIASMNLLEVMQAHRVHNLVFSSSATVYGDPQRLPIDEQHPVGGCTNPYGKTKYFIEEIIKDHCKAEEDWNAVLLRYFNPIGAHSSGLIGEDPQGIPNNLLPYIAQVAVGRRKFLSVFGNDYDTLDGTGVRDYIHVVDLAKGHIAALKKLKNSCGCKVYNLGTGIGYSVLQMVDAVKKASGKEVAYKIAPRREGDVASCYADPRLAEKELGWKADFELERMCEDLWRWQSMNPTGFSKTAASGC
- the gale gene encoding UDP-glucose 4-epimerase isoform X2, with amino-acid sequence MADKVLVTGGGGYIGSHCVLELIEGGYTPVVVDNFSNAVREGDVPESIRRIEKLLDTRIEFHELDLLDKAGLKALFKKHSFSAVMHFAGLKAVGESVQQPLHYYRVNLIASMNLLEVMQAHRVHNLVFSSSATVYGDPQRLPIDEQHPVGGCTNPYGKTKYFIEEIIKDHCKAEEDWNAVLLRYFNPIGAHSSGLIGEDPQGIPNNLLPYIAQVAVGRRKFLSVFGNDYDTLDGTGVRDYIHVVDLAKGHIAALKKLKNSCGCKVYNLGTGIGYSVLQMVDAVKKASGKEVAYKIAPRREGDVASCYADPRLAEKELGWKADFELERMCEDLWRWQSMNPTGFSKTAASGC